A genomic window from Streptomyces broussonetiae includes:
- a CDS encoding GntR family transcriptional regulator — MSTDVSSAENEAGTTVRTARVPKYYRLKKHLLDMTETQAPGTPVPPERTLAAEFDTSRTTVRQALQELVVEGRLERIQGKGTFVAKPKVSQALQLTSYTEDMRAQGLEPTSQLLDIGYITADERLADLLGISAGGRVLRIERLRMANGEPMAIETTHLSAKRFPALRRSLVKYTSLYTALAEVYDIHLAEAEETIETSLATPREAGLLGTDVGLPMLMLSRHSLDHEGRPVEWVRSVYRGDRYKFVARLKRPAE; from the coding sequence ATGAGCACCGACGTCAGCAGTGCGGAGAACGAGGCCGGCACGACCGTCCGTACGGCTCGCGTGCCCAAGTACTACCGCCTGAAGAAGCACCTGCTCGACATGACGGAGACGCAGGCCCCGGGCACGCCAGTGCCGCCCGAGCGCACGCTGGCCGCCGAGTTCGACACCTCCCGCACCACCGTCCGCCAGGCCCTGCAGGAGCTGGTCGTCGAGGGCCGGCTCGAGCGCATCCAGGGAAAGGGCACCTTCGTCGCCAAGCCCAAGGTCTCCCAGGCGCTCCAGCTCACCTCCTACACGGAGGACATGCGCGCCCAGGGCCTGGAGCCGACCTCGCAGCTGCTGGACATCGGGTACATCACGGCCGACGAGCGGCTCGCCGATCTGCTCGGCATCTCGGCCGGCGGGCGCGTGCTGCGCATCGAGCGGCTGCGCATGGCCAACGGCGAGCCGATGGCCATCGAGACCACCCATCTGAGCGCCAAGCGCTTCCCGGCGCTGCGCCGGTCCCTGGTGAAGTACACGTCCCTCTACACCGCCCTCGCCGAGGTGTACGACATCCACCTCGCGGAGGCCGAGGAGACCATCGAGACCTCCCTGGCCACCCCGCGCGAGGCGGGCCTGCTCGGCACCGACGTGGGCCTGCCGATGCTGATGCTCTCCCGCCACTCCCTGGACCACGAGGGCAGACCGGTGGAGTGGGTGCGGTCGGTGTACCGCGGGGACCGCTACAAGTTCGTGGCCCGACTCAAGCGGCCTGCCGAGTAG
- the nagB gene encoding glucosamine-6-phosphate deaminase: protein MEVVIVPDAAAGGELISEAMAKLLRRKPDALLGVATGSTPLPIYQALTAKVRSGSVDTSRARIAQLDEYVGLPADHPESYRSVLRREVLEPLGIGMDAFLGPDGTAEDIQAACEAYDRSLAEAGGVDLQLLGIGTDGHIGFNEPCSSLASRTRIKTLTEQTRVDNARFFDGDIEQVPHHVITQGIGTILEARHLVLLATGEGKADAVAATVEGPVAAVCPASALQLHPHATVVVDEAAASKLKLADYFRHTYANKPDWQGI from the coding sequence GTGGAAGTTGTCATCGTTCCGGACGCCGCGGCGGGCGGCGAGCTGATCTCCGAGGCCATGGCCAAGCTGCTGCGACGCAAGCCCGACGCCCTGCTCGGCGTGGCCACCGGCTCCACCCCGCTGCCCATCTACCAGGCACTGACCGCGAAGGTGCGTTCCGGCTCCGTGGACACCTCGCGGGCCCGGATCGCCCAGCTCGACGAGTACGTGGGGCTGCCCGCCGACCACCCCGAGTCCTACCGCTCGGTGCTGCGCCGGGAGGTCCTTGAGCCGCTCGGCATCGGCATGGACGCGTTCCTCGGACCCGACGGCACCGCCGAGGACATCCAGGCGGCGTGCGAGGCGTACGACCGCTCGCTCGCCGAGGCGGGCGGGGTGGATCTGCAACTGCTCGGCATCGGTACCGACGGGCACATCGGCTTCAACGAGCCGTGCTCCTCGCTCGCCTCACGCACCCGGATCAAGACTCTGACCGAGCAGACCCGCGTCGACAACGCCCGCTTCTTCGACGGCGACATCGAGCAGGTCCCGCACCACGTCATCACCCAGGGCATCGGCACCATCCTGGAGGCCCGGCACCTGGTGCTGCTCGCGACCGGCGAGGGCAAGGCGGACGCCGTCGCCGCGACGGTCGAGGGCCCGGTCGCGGCCGTCTGCCCGGCCTCCGCGCTCCAGCTGCACCCGCATGCCACGGTGGTCGTCGACGAGGCGGCCGCGTCCAAGCTGAAGCTCGCCGACTACTTCCGGCACACCTACGCCAACAAGCCGGACTGGCAGGGCATCTAG
- a CDS encoding SDR family oxidoreductase, with protein sequence MGVLTGRTALVTGASRGIGRGIAERLGRDGARVAVHYGSDAKAAEQTVAAIEAAGGSAFALGVRLGEPGDAARLWEEFDRHADGVDILVHNAGIGTSRPFTEIDEEEYDRLFAVNVKAPFFLTRLGADRLRDGGRVVNISSGLARNAAMPQLLAYAMTKAALDVFSRDLSKLLGPRGITVNSVAPGIVDTDVNADWLRGSEEARQGAAAYSALGRVGAPADIADVVAFLVSQDGRWVTGHWLDATGGSLT encoded by the coding sequence ATGGGTGTGCTCACGGGGAGGACGGCGCTGGTCACGGGCGCGAGCCGGGGTATCGGACGGGGAATCGCCGAGCGGCTGGGGCGGGACGGGGCCCGGGTGGCGGTGCACTACGGCAGCGACGCGAAGGCCGCCGAACAGACGGTCGCGGCCATCGAGGCGGCCGGCGGCTCGGCGTTCGCGCTCGGGGTGAGGCTCGGCGAGCCGGGGGACGCCGCGCGCCTGTGGGAGGAGTTCGACCGGCACGCGGACGGCGTGGACATCCTCGTGCACAACGCGGGCATCGGCACCTCCCGCCCCTTCACGGAGATCGACGAGGAGGAGTACGACAGGCTCTTCGCGGTGAACGTGAAAGCGCCGTTCTTCCTCACCCGGCTCGGGGCGGACCGGCTGCGCGACGGCGGACGGGTGGTGAACATATCGTCGGGGCTCGCACGCAACGCCGCGATGCCCCAGTTGCTCGCCTACGCGATGACGAAGGCCGCACTGGACGTCTTCTCGCGGGACCTGTCCAAGCTGCTCGGCCCCCGCGGCATCACGGTGAACTCGGTGGCACCGGGCATCGTGGACACCGACGTCAACGCCGACTGGCTGCGCGGGAGCGAGGAGGCACGGCAGGGTGCGGCGGCCTACTCGGCGCTGGGGCGGGTGGGCGCGCCGGCGGACATCGCCGACGTGGTGGCCTTCCTGGTCTCACAGGACGGCCGTTGGGTGACGGGCCACTGGCTGGACGCGACGGGCGGCTCCCTCACCTGA
- a CDS encoding TetR/AcrR family transcriptional regulator gives MNLMVNGQDTTVQDGARRTRGRPRSFDRATALEKALMAFWEHGYEATSVSDLTRIMGIGAPSLYAAFGDKRSLFEEVVRVYTDTHGAFGDRALAEEPTARAAVERMLREAAAEYTDPAHPYGCLVVHAATNCSSAEVEGLLRERRNANIAAFATRIRADVAAGLLPAGTDAGALARHTGAMIQGMSQQARDGASREDLEALAEIAMAIWPHE, from the coding sequence ATGAACCTCATGGTGAACGGGCAGGACACGACAGTGCAGGACGGCGCCCGCCGGACGCGCGGCCGACCGCGCTCCTTCGACCGGGCCACCGCACTGGAGAAGGCGCTGATGGCCTTCTGGGAACACGGCTACGAGGCCACCTCGGTCTCCGACCTCACCCGGATCATGGGCATCGGGGCCCCCAGTCTGTATGCGGCATTCGGTGACAAGCGGAGCCTGTTCGAGGAGGTCGTCCGGGTCTACACCGACACGCACGGCGCCTTCGGCGACCGCGCCCTCGCAGAGGAGCCCACCGCCCGCGCGGCCGTGGAGCGCATGCTGCGCGAGGCCGCCGCCGAGTACACCGACCCCGCCCACCCCTACGGCTGCCTGGTCGTGCACGCCGCCACCAACTGCTCCAGCGCCGAGGTGGAGGGGCTGCTGCGCGAGCGGCGCAACGCCAACATCGCCGCCTTCGCCACCCGGATCCGGGCGGACGTCGCGGCGGGGCTGCTCCCGGCCGGCACCGACGCAGGCGCCCTCGCCCGGCACACTGGCGCGATGATCCAGGGCATGTCCCAGCAGGCGCGGGACGGGGCGAGCCGGGAGGATCTGGAGGCCCTCGCGGAAATTGCCATGGCCATCTGGCCCCATGAGTGA
- a CDS encoding sensor histidine kinase produces MPSMNELVRQHTALDDSDLEWLHLLVSEWQLLSDLSFADLVLWVPTRDGTRYVSVAQMRPNTGPTSYQDDMVGHLVPRGRRPMLDAALDEGRIVREGDPEWREEVPVRVESIPVRREGRVLGVIARNTNLLTVRTPSRLELTYLQSASDLAQMIAAGSFPFPGQQVDMDAAPRVGDGLIRLDADGTVQYASPNALSSYHRLGLAADLVGHHLGRTTAELAPTRGPVDEALAKVASGWAPREFEIEANDGVIQFRAIPLKPKGTRIGSLVLCRDVTELRRRERELITKDATIREIHHRVKNNLQTVAALLRLQARRIDSERGREALEEAVRRVGSIAIVHETLSQNLDERVEFDDIADRVLAMVAEISPGKVTGRRSGRFGILDAEVATPLSMVLTEVLQNALEHGFREGDTGTVEVSAVRGGTTKEARLLVTVQDDGVGLPEDFDPHRSGNLGLQIVRTLVEGELGGSFDMVRAPERGTRVILDIPVRAQK; encoded by the coding sequence GTGCCCTCCATGAACGAACTGGTCCGCCAGCACACCGCCCTCGACGACTCCGACCTCGAGTGGCTCCACCTGCTGGTCTCGGAGTGGCAGCTGCTCTCCGACCTCTCCTTCGCGGACCTGGTTCTGTGGGTCCCCACCCGGGACGGCACCCGGTACGTCTCGGTCGCCCAGATGCGCCCCAACACCGGCCCCACCTCCTACCAGGACGACATGGTCGGCCACCTCGTCCCGCGCGGCCGCCGGCCCATGCTGGACGCGGCCCTGGACGAGGGCCGGATCGTGCGCGAGGGCGACCCGGAGTGGCGCGAGGAGGTCCCCGTACGGGTCGAGTCCATCCCCGTACGCCGTGAGGGCCGGGTCCTCGGCGTGATCGCCCGCAACACCAACCTGCTCACCGTGCGCACCCCGAGCCGGCTGGAGCTGACCTACCTCCAGAGCGCTTCCGACCTCGCGCAGATGATCGCGGCCGGTTCCTTCCCCTTTCCCGGCCAGCAGGTCGACATGGACGCCGCGCCGCGCGTCGGCGACGGACTGATCCGGCTCGACGCGGACGGCACCGTCCAGTACGCCTCCCCGAACGCCCTGTCCTCGTATCACCGCCTCGGCCTCGCCGCCGACCTGGTCGGCCACCACCTCGGGCGGACGACCGCGGAACTCGCCCCGACGCGCGGACCGGTGGACGAGGCGCTGGCCAAGGTGGCCAGCGGCTGGGCGCCACGCGAGTTCGAGATCGAGGCCAACGACGGGGTGATCCAGTTCCGGGCGATCCCGCTCAAGCCCAAGGGCACCCGGATCGGCTCGCTGGTGCTGTGCCGGGACGTCACCGAACTGCGGCGCCGTGAGCGTGAGTTGATCACCAAGGACGCCACCATCCGGGAGATCCACCACCGGGTGAAGAACAACCTCCAGACGGTCGCTGCCCTGTTGCGCCTGCAGGCCCGGCGCATCGACTCCGAGCGCGGCCGGGAGGCCCTGGAGGAGGCCGTCCGCCGGGTCGGCTCGATCGCGATCGTGCATGAGACGCTGTCTCAGAACCTGGACGAGCGGGTGGAGTTCGACGACATCGCCGACCGCGTGCTGGCCATGGTCGCCGAGATCTCGCCGGGCAAGGTGACCGGTCGGCGCAGCGGACGCTTCGGGATCCTCGACGCCGAGGTCGCCACCCCGCTGTCCATGGTCCTCACCGAGGTCCTCCAGAACGCCCTGGAGCACGGCTTCCGTGAGGGCGACACCGGCACGGTCGAGGTCTCCGCGGTCCGCGGCGGCACGACCAAGGAGGCCCGCCTCCTCGTCACCGTCCAGGACGACGGCGTCGGCCTGCCCGAGGACTTCGACCCGCACCGTTCCGGCAACCTCGGCCTGCAGATCGTCAGGACGCTGGTGGAGGGCGAGCTGGGCGGCTCGTTCGACATGGTCAGGGCGCCGGAGCGGGGGACCCGGGTGATCCTCGACATTCCGGTGCGGGCGCAGAAATAG
- a CDS encoding WhiB family transcriptional regulator has translation MDWRHNAVCREEDPELFFPIGNTGPALLQIEEAKAVCRRCPVIEQCLQWALESGQDSGVWGGLSEDERRAMKRRAARNRARQASA, from the coding sequence ATGGACTGGCGTCACAACGCCGTTTGCCGCGAGGAAGACCCCGAGCTCTTCTTCCCCATCGGCAACACCGGTCCTGCGCTGCTGCAGATCGAGGAAGCCAAGGCCGTCTGCCGTCGCTGCCCGGTGATCGAGCAGTGTCTGCAGTGGGCGCTCGAGTCCGGTCAGGACTCCGGCGTCTGGGGTGGTCTCAGCGAGGACGAGCGCCGCGCCATGAAGCGCCGCGCCGCTCGCAACCGGGCTCGTCAGGCCTCCGCCTGA
- a CDS encoding diacylglycerol/lipid kinase family protein: protein MRALLVVNPAATTTSARRRDVLIHALASEMKLEAVTTEYRGHARDLGRQAADSDDIDLVVALGGDGTVNEVVNGLLHAGPALDRLPGLAVVPGGSTNVFARALGLPNDPVEATGALLDALRESREQVVGLGLTSGTPGTEDEAVPKRWFTFNAGLGFDAGVVGRVEQQREQGKTSTHGLYVRQVIRQFLGESNRRHGAITLERPGEDPVQDLVLAIVSNTAPWTYLGNRPMYTSPKASFDTGLDVLGLSRLSATAVARYGTQLLTSSPERGPHGRHAHSLHDLDQFTLHSKAPLPLQMDGDHLGLRTSVTFTGVRRALRVIV from the coding sequence ATGCGTGCACTTCTCGTGGTCAATCCGGCGGCTACCACCACAAGCGCACGCAGGCGTGACGTCCTGATCCACGCGCTGGCGAGCGAGATGAAGCTGGAGGCGGTCACCACCGAGTACCGCGGCCACGCGCGCGACCTCGGCCGGCAGGCGGCGGACAGCGACGACATCGACCTCGTGGTGGCCCTCGGCGGCGACGGCACCGTCAACGAGGTCGTCAACGGCCTCCTGCACGCCGGTCCCGCCCTGGACCGCCTGCCCGGTCTGGCCGTGGTGCCCGGCGGTTCCACGAACGTCTTCGCCCGCGCCCTGGGCCTGCCCAACGACCCCGTCGAGGCCACCGGGGCCCTGCTGGACGCGCTGCGCGAGAGCAGGGAGCAGGTCGTCGGGCTCGGGCTGACCTCGGGCACGCCCGGCACCGAGGACGAGGCGGTCCCCAAGCGCTGGTTCACCTTCAACGCCGGGCTCGGCTTCGACGCGGGTGTGGTCGGCCGGGTCGAGCAGCAGCGTGAGCAGGGCAAGACGTCGACACACGGGCTCTACGTCCGTCAGGTGATCCGGCAGTTCCTCGGCGAGTCGAACCGCCGGCACGGCGCGATCACGCTCGAACGGCCCGGCGAGGACCCGGTCCAGGATCTTGTGCTCGCCATAGTCTCGAACACGGCCCCTTGGACGTATCTCGGCAATCGCCCCATGTACACGTCGCCTAAGGCCTCGTTCGATACCGGCCTCGACGTACTCGGTCTCAGCCGCCTGTCGGCGACCGCGGTTGCCCGGTATGGCACCCAGTTGCTCACTTCGTCCCCCGAGCGCGGCCCCCATGGCAGGCATGCCCACTCACTGCACGATCTGGACCAGTTCACCTTGCATTCGAAGGCGCCTCTGCCCCTCCAGATGGACGGCGACCACCTCGGGCTGCGTACGAGCGTGACGTTCACAGGCGTACGCCGTGCACTGCGTGTGATTGTGTGA
- a CDS encoding RNA polymerase sigma factor SigF — translation MRDEERGTRELPAGDGGAPWPSAGGISGEPPRDGSRRMADGIDSIPEQARPHPEDDSVRAGDGGAVLGVPPNRPGGAESAVRAGARARGRATGGTMSEHERYAGDEALGAEAVQAVQHGPQDRSGARAMFVELRKLNAGSPEYAELRNQLVRMHLPLVEHLARRFRNRGEPLDDLTQVATIGLIKSVDRFDPERGVEFSTYATPTVVGEIKRHFRDKGWAVRVPRRLQELRLALTTATAELSQLHGRSPTVHELAEKLAISEEEVLEGLESANAYSTLSLDVPDTDDESPAVADTLGAEDEALEGVEYRESLKPLLEDLPPREKRILLLRFFGNMTQSQIAQEVGISQMHVSRLLARTLAQLREKLLVEE, via the coding sequence GTGCGGGACGAAGAGCGCGGCACACGGGAGCTGCCGGCCGGGGACGGGGGTGCCCCCTGGCCGAGCGCAGGCGGGATCTCCGGGGAGCCCCCTCGGGACGGTTCGCGGCGCATGGCGGACGGCATCGACAGCATCCCCGAGCAGGCCAGACCGCACCCGGAGGACGACTCCGTGCGGGCCGGCGACGGCGGCGCCGTGCTGGGCGTGCCGCCGAATCGGCCCGGCGGCGCCGAATCCGCCGTCCGCGCAGGTGCGAGGGCTCGGGGAAGGGCTACGGGCGGGACGATGAGCGAGCACGAGCGATACGCCGGGGACGAGGCGCTGGGCGCGGAGGCCGTGCAGGCCGTACAGCACGGCCCCCAGGACCGCAGCGGGGCGCGGGCGATGTTCGTCGAGCTGCGCAAGCTGAACGCGGGCAGCCCGGAGTACGCCGAGCTGCGCAACCAGCTGGTCCGTATGCATCTGCCGCTCGTGGAGCACCTGGCGCGCCGCTTCCGCAACCGCGGCGAGCCGCTGGACGACCTCACCCAGGTCGCCACGATCGGCCTGATCAAGTCCGTCGACCGGTTCGACCCGGAGCGCGGCGTGGAGTTCTCCACGTACGCCACCCCGACCGTGGTCGGCGAGATCAAGCGGCACTTCCGCGACAAGGGCTGGGCGGTGCGCGTGCCGCGCCGGCTGCAGGAGCTGCGGCTCGCGCTGACCACGGCGACGGCCGAGCTGTCCCAGCTGCACGGCCGCTCCCCCACGGTCCACGAGCTGGCCGAGAAACTCGCGATCTCCGAGGAGGAGGTCCTGGAGGGCCTGGAGTCCGCCAACGCGTACTCCACGCTGTCCCTGGACGTCCCCGACACCGACGACGAGTCACCGGCGGTGGCCGACACCCTCGGCGCGGAGGACGAGGCGCTGGAGGGCGTGGAGTACCGCGAGTCCCTCAAGCCGCTGCTGGAGGATCTGCCACCGCGCGAGAAGCGCATCCTGCTGCTGCGCTTCTTCGGGAACATGACCCAGTCGCAGATCGCGCAGGAGGTCGGCATCTCCCAGATGCACGTCTCCCGCCTGCTGGCCCGCACGCTGGCCCAGCTGCGGGAGAAGCTCCTCGTCGAGGAGTGA
- a CDS encoding ATP-binding protein: protein MSQIAGEPTANQDFVEVRLPAAGAYLSVLRTATAGLAARLDFTLDEIEDLRIAVDEACAILLQQAVPGSVLSCVFRLVDDSLEVTVAAPTTDGHAPSRDTFAWTVLSALAGKVSSAVDEDKTVSISLYKQRGAGPGPA, encoded by the coding sequence GTGTCCCAGATCGCAGGCGAGCCCACGGCGAATCAGGACTTCGTGGAAGTCCGGCTGCCGGCCGCGGGTGCCTACCTGTCGGTGCTGCGGACGGCCACGGCCGGTCTCGCGGCCCGCTTGGACTTCACCCTGGACGAGATCGAGGACCTGCGCATCGCCGTGGACGAGGCCTGCGCGATCCTCCTCCAACAGGCCGTGCCCGGCTCCGTGCTCAGCTGTGTCTTCCGGCTCGTCGACGACTCGCTGGAGGTCACGGTCGCGGCGCCGACCACGGACGGACACGCCCCCTCGCGGGACACCTTCGCCTGGACCGTGCTCTCGGCCCTCGCGGGCAAGGTCTCGTCCGCCGTCGACGAGGACAAGACCGTGTCGATCAGCCTCTACAAACAGCGCGGCGCGGGCCCCGGCCCGGCGTGA
- a CDS encoding UBP-type zinc finger domain-containing protein encodes MKQCTHSDALPRPEPEPLNPTCPECLRDGTHPVQLRLCLSCGHVGCCDSSPGQHATGHHKESGHPVMRTFEPGEDWRWCFVDHILV; translated from the coding sequence ATGAAACAGTGCACGCACTCCGACGCACTACCGCGCCCGGAACCCGAGCCGCTCAACCCGACCTGCCCGGAGTGCCTGCGCGACGGCACGCACCCGGTGCAGCTGCGGCTGTGCCTCAGTTGTGGTCACGTCGGCTGCTGCGACTCCTCGCCGGGGCAGCATGCGACGGGGCACCACAAGGAGTCCGGACACCCGGTCATGCGAACCTTCGAGCCCGGCGAGGACTGGCGGTGGTGCTTCGTGGACCACATCCTCGTCTGA
- a CDS encoding Na+/H+ antiporter, translating into MDVMPLLLLVAGSAGIAGVARRTPVPAPLLLVAVGLAVSYVPGIPHYTLDPAIVLPLVLPPLLYKEGTESSYLDLRAQMRPVGLLSIGYVLFATFVVGWVTYLVVPGLPLPAALVLGAVVAPTDAVAAASIARRVGLPSRITTILQGESLLNDATAITAYRVALAAAVGEGATWASGIEEFLRAAVGGVLVGLVLMVPIHWLRTHLKEALLQNTLSLLIPFVAYGVAEQLHGSGVLAVVVVAVYLGHRAWEVDFATRLQEDAVWRMVAFLLESAVFALIGLQLPTVLKGLGAYQGADAAWYAFAVFAVVVAARFAWVFPATFLPRALFRRIREREDNPTWRAPVVMGWAAMRGVVSLAIAFSIPLTVHGGAPFPQRNLILFLTFTTVIGTLVVQGLSLAPLIRLMRFPGRDRQAETLAEANAQAQASRAAERRLDELLCDERNDLPPPLADRLRTVLERRRNAVWERLGQTNPVTGESVDETYRRLSREMISAERAVFVKLRDHRYLDDEMLRVLLRRLDLEEAAAYREAGQA; encoded by the coding sequence ATGGACGTGATGCCGCTGCTGTTGCTGGTGGCGGGCAGTGCGGGTATCGCGGGGGTCGCCCGGCGCACACCGGTGCCGGCACCGCTGCTGCTGGTCGCGGTGGGCCTGGCCGTCTCGTACGTCCCCGGGATCCCGCACTACACGCTGGACCCGGCGATCGTCCTGCCGCTGGTGCTGCCCCCGCTGCTGTACAAGGAGGGCACCGAAAGCTCGTACCTCGACCTGCGGGCCCAGATGCGGCCCGTGGGGCTGCTGTCCATCGGGTACGTGCTCTTCGCGACCTTCGTCGTCGGCTGGGTCACCTATCTCGTCGTGCCGGGGCTGCCGTTGCCCGCCGCGCTGGTGCTGGGCGCCGTGGTGGCGCCGACGGACGCGGTCGCGGCGGCGTCGATCGCACGCCGGGTCGGCCTGCCGTCCCGGATCACCACCATCCTCCAGGGCGAGTCCCTGCTCAATGACGCCACCGCGATCACCGCCTACCGGGTGGCCCTTGCCGCGGCCGTCGGCGAGGGCGCCACCTGGGCGAGCGGCATCGAGGAGTTCCTGCGGGCCGCGGTCGGCGGTGTGCTCGTCGGACTCGTGCTCATGGTGCCGATCCACTGGCTGCGCACGCACCTGAAGGAGGCCCTGCTCCAGAACACCCTCTCCCTGCTGATCCCGTTCGTCGCCTACGGCGTCGCCGAACAGCTGCACGGCTCCGGCGTCCTCGCGGTCGTGGTGGTCGCCGTCTATCTCGGGCACCGCGCGTGGGAGGTCGACTTCGCCACCCGGCTGCAGGAGGACGCGGTGTGGCGGATGGTCGCCTTCCTGCTCGAGTCGGCGGTCTTCGCCCTGATCGGCCTGCAGCTGCCGACCGTGCTCAAGGGGTTGGGTGCGTACCAGGGGGCCGACGCGGCCTGGTACGCGTTCGCGGTCTTCGCCGTGGTCGTCGCGGCCCGCTTCGCGTGGGTGTTCCCGGCGACCTTCCTGCCCCGCGCGCTCTTCCGCCGGATCAGGGAGCGCGAGGACAACCCCACGTGGCGGGCACCGGTCGTGATGGGGTGGGCCGCCATGCGCGGGGTGGTGTCCCTGGCCATCGCGTTCTCGATCCCGCTCACGGTGCACGGCGGCGCTCCCTTCCCGCAGCGGAACCTGATCCTCTTCCTGACCTTCACGACGGTCATCGGCACCCTGGTCGTGCAGGGCCTGTCGCTCGCGCCGCTGATCCGCCTGATGCGGTTTCCCGGCCGGGACCGGCAGGCCGAGACGCTCGCCGAGGCCAACGCCCAGGCCCAGGCGTCACGAGCGGCCGAAAGACGCCTCGACGAACTCCTCTGCGACGAGCGCAACGATCTGCCCCCGCCGCTCGCCGACCGCCTGCGCACGGTCCTGGAGCGCCGCCGCAACGCCGTCTGGGAGCGGCTCGGCCAGACCAACCCCGTCACCGGGGAGTCGGTCGACGAGACCTACCGCCGCCTCTCCCGCGAGATGATCAGCGCCGAACGCGCGGTCTTCGTCAAGCTCCGAGACCACCGCTACCTCGACGACGAGATGCTGCGCGTCCTGCTCAGACGTCTGGACCTGGAGGAGGCGGCGGCCTACCGGGAGGCGGGCCAGGCCTGA
- a CDS encoding 1-aminocyclopropane-1-carboxylate deaminase/D-cysteine desulfhydrase, translating to MTSLDALAPRLPSPLQEVRDERFGRRGLRLLLKRDDLVHPELIGNKWRKLVPNIAAAHGRPLVTFGGAYSNHLRATAAAGRLLGLPTTGVVRGEELAGRPLNPSLARCAADGMRLHFVDRSTYRRKTEPDILAAILRAAGVEEAYVVPEGGSNNAAVRGCRALGEELRGHADVVAVACGTGGTLAGLAAGLAPGQRALGVPVLKGGFLEADIQALQERAFGRRTGSWSLEERFHFGGYARTTPALHAFARDFEDRHGLLVERLYVAKLLYGLVTLAEEGAYARGTTIAAVVTGRPFPQAWPASR from the coding sequence GTGACCAGCCTCGACGCCCTCGCTCCCCGGCTCCCCTCGCCCCTGCAGGAGGTGCGGGACGAGCGGTTCGGGCGGCGCGGGCTGCGGCTGCTGCTCAAGCGCGACGACCTCGTCCACCCGGAGCTGATCGGCAACAAGTGGCGCAAGCTGGTGCCGAACATCGCGGCGGCGCACGGCCGGCCGCTGGTCACGTTCGGCGGGGCCTACTCCAACCATCTGCGGGCCACCGCCGCCGCGGGCCGCCTCCTCGGGCTGCCGACCACCGGCGTGGTCCGCGGCGAGGAGCTGGCCGGCCGTCCGCTCAACCCGTCCCTGGCCCGGTGCGCGGCCGACGGCATGCGGCTGCACTTCGTCGACAGATCGACGTACCGGCGCAAGACCGAGCCGGACATCCTGGCCGCGATCCTGCGCGCGGCCGGTGTCGAGGAGGCGTACGTCGTCCCCGAGGGCGGCAGCAACAACGCGGCCGTGCGCGGCTGCCGGGCCCTCGGCGAGGAACTGCGCGGGCACGCCGATGTCGTGGCCGTCGCCTGCGGCACCGGTGGCACGCTCGCGGGGCTGGCCGCGGGTCTGGCACCCGGGCAGCGCGCGCTCGGCGTACCGGTCCTCAAGGGCGGCTTCCTGGAAGCCGACATCCAGGCACTGCAGGAACGTGCCTTCGGCCGTCGTACCGGCTCCTGGTCGCTGGAGGAACGCTTCCACTTCGGCGGGTACGCCCGTACGACCCCCGCACTGCATGCGTTCGCACGGGACTTCGAGGACCGCCACGGGCTGCTCGTCGAGCGTCTCTATGTCGCCAAGTTGCTCTACGGACTTGTCACTCTCGCGGAAGAAGGCGCCTACGCGCGCGGGACGACGATCGCCGCCGTGGTCACCGGTCGGCCGTTCCCTCAGGCCTGGCCCGCCTCCCGGTAG
- a CDS encoding N-acetylmuramoyl-L-alanine amidase, with translation MAPPMSASTFLDVLLAEGVRVAEAGDWRHHNRNHKGPWGPVHGVMVHHTVTLGGARTVQVCRDGYEGLPGPLCHGVITKDGTVHLVGHGRANHAGPGDDEVLRAVIAETGLPPDTVADTDGDRHFYGFECENLGDGVDTWPKAQLEAITRAAAAVCRRHGWSQQSVIGHLEWQPGKVDPRGFDMAWLRERVGARLQG, from the coding sequence ATGGCCCCACCCATGTCCGCGAGCACGTTTCTGGACGTTCTGCTGGCGGAGGGCGTCAGGGTCGCCGAGGCCGGCGACTGGCGGCACCACAACCGCAACCACAAGGGGCCGTGGGGACCGGTGCACGGCGTGATGGTCCACCACACGGTGACCCTGGGCGGCGCGCGCACGGTCCAGGTCTGCCGGGACGGCTACGAGGGGCTGCCGGGCCCGCTGTGCCACGGTGTGATCACCAAGGACGGCACGGTCCACCTGGTCGGCCACGGCCGGGCCAACCATGCCGGGCCCGGCGACGACGAGGTCCTGCGCGCGGTGATCGCCGAGACGGGGCTGCCGCCGGACACCGTGGCGGACACCGACGGCGACCGGCACTTCTACGGCTTCGAGTGCGAGAACCTGGGCGACGGCGTGGATACCTGGCCGAAGGCCCAGCTGGAGGCGATCACCCGCGCCGCGGCGGCGGTGTGCCGCCGGCACGGGTGGTCGCAGCAGTCGGTCATCGGCCACCTGGAGTGGCAGCCGGGGAAGGTGGACCCGCGCGGCTTCGACATGGCCTGGCTGCGGGAGCGGGTCGGAGCGCGGCTGCAGGGGTAG